A stretch of the Pygocentrus nattereri isolate fPygNat1 chromosome 29, fPygNat1.pri, whole genome shotgun sequence genome encodes the following:
- the LOC108415517 gene encoding H-2 class II histocompatibility antigen, A-R alpha chain-like, with protein MKLCLILVCAAVLHTEAKFQHKDSHIVLCSETDKEVLYGLDGEEMWHADFSEGKGVITLPEFADPFSYAEGTYESAVAEAEICKQNLDIITKAYKYPAEPKDAPQSSIYSEDDVELGSNNTLICYITGFYPAHVKVSWTKNDIDVTSEASLSRYYVTDDGTFNLVSRLSFIPKKDDIYTCTVDHAALDRPLTKTWDVQVPPPSLGPTVFCVAGLAAGLLGTAVGIFFFIKGSHKGSSKGNCGKQSPDFVRWALLSEQKLLELLGKKKLVGKTTPLTFK; from the exons ATGAAGCTGTGTTTGATCCTCGTCTGTGCAGCTGTTCTCCACACAGAGGCTAAAT TTCAGCACAAGGACAGCCATATAGTCCTGTGCTCTGAGACAGATAAAGAGGTGTTGTACGGACTGGATGGAGAAGAAATGTGGCACGCCGACTTCAGTGAGGGGAAAGGAGTGATTACCCTGCCAGAGTTTGCAGATCCTTTCTCCTATGCAGAGGGAACATATGAGAGCGCCGTTGCTGAGGCGGAAATCTGTAAACAAAACTTGGACATTATTACAAAAGCTTACAAATACCCTGCAGAACCAAAAG ATGCTCCTCAAAGCTCAATCTACTCAGAGGACGATGTGGAGCTGGGCTCTAATAACACCCTCATCTGCTACATCACTGGATTCTACCCAGCACACGTGAAAGTTTCATGGACCAAGAACGATATAGATGTGACGAGTGAAGCTTCCCTCAGCAGATATTACGTTACTGATGATGGAACCTTCAACCTGGTCTCTCGTCTGAGCTTCATTCCAAAGAAGGACGATATCTACACCTGCACTGTGGACCATGCAGCCCTGGACAGACCACTGACCAAAACATGGG ATGTGCAGGTCCCTCCTCCCAGTCTGGGTCCGACTGTGTTCTGTGTAGCGGGTCTGGCTGCAGGACTGCTGGGAACCGCGGTTGgaatcttcttcttcatcaAAGGAAGCCACAAAGGAAGCAGCAAAGGAAACTGCGGGAAACAGAGTCCAGACTTTGTGCGGTGGGCTTTACTCTCAGAGCAGAAGTTACTCGAGCTCCTCGGGAAAAAGAAGCTGGTTGGGAAAAcgacgcctctgacttttaaatga